The genomic window AACACCTCCCGGGTAAATGATAATTGGAACTTCGGAAGTTCGGAAATCTCCTAAATTCTTGCCCAACAATATGCACTAAATGAATCGAAAACCCGGACATTTTATCTTTTCCAATAAAAACTTCctatattgtaaaccttaattgCCAAAGCCCCTTTACATTTGAGCTTTTGAATGAAAGAACTAGAAGACACAGTATGTTGAATCACAGCACCTGAAACGATTCAATCACATAATTTCCATGAAAGGGAGCAGCTTTTACAACATTTTATGATCCCGTGGATCCTGGGACAAATTACTAACAGTGCTCATAATTCAATGCCCGGAAAAAAGGACACTCAACTCTTCAAGCTTAACTAACACATTACAAGAGCCTCCAAATGTTAGCCACAGTTTCAACAAACCAAACCATCAATCTACACACAGTAGCAACAGATTGAAACATAACAAGTGGGTGAAGAGTGCAAAGAGCTACCCAAATTTGGAAGGCAGTGCATACAAAAGAAAGTTAAGGATTGAAGTCAAAAGGGTCAATGCGAAAAGGGGGAACATGAATAATAAAGTGATAAAGGATGAAACTTGATCATgtaattgagagagagagagagagaacagaCAGAATCATGATATCGACAGGAACCGTCAGGGTTATCGTCGTCGGAGAAGATGGCGTCACAACCAATCCTCTGGCAGCGAACTTTGCCGGTCTGCGCCATCCCTCAAACACTCAAAAGCTAAAGCACTCACAAATCTGTGTTGGTATCTATCAAATGAATTTCGAGAACTCTCACTTTCAGCTTCAGGAATGAAGTGGAATCCGACACAAACAAGATCTTTTTTCACTTTTCATTTTTCAACTAGCAGTAGCATTACCTAATCTTagtattttcaatatttttttttaacacaACTCTAGCTAAATCTCAAACGGGTTGggcctcttttttttctttaatggCTAGAGGGAGGACAAAGAGATGGGAATCTTACAGATTCCAGTTTGGATAATTTGGACCTTAGGCCCGTTAatatacaaaaacaaaaacttttaatcaagattttttttttttaccaaagataaaaGACTCGAACCTGCgatctcttaattgagtatggggagtctatgtcATTTGAGCCATAACTCATTGACTTTTTAATCAAAATTCTTAGACATATAATTTTCGGCAAATGCATACATCTAAGTAAATGATTTTAGaatattttttacatttttttctcAAAGATAGTAGgttattttatttcaaatgaaagaaaatattttgtcCAAAATTCAGGACTACACAAAAGAAAGTGGGGTTCTCCCATCCTTTGCTTAAACATTAGcgagacacaaaaaaaaaatgaaactaagaaaaaaataaagttgAAATTAAGTTAGGACTAAGGCCTCACTAGTTTTTTTAATTGACTGCCAAATCACTTTTGAATAATTATCATCCTCTTTATTACCTCTAGATGTTTCTATAGAGTTATTTTTTTGTCCCTTTGACACTCAAACTGGCAAAATTATCTATCAACCAGTTCGGATTGGCTTTTTTCTCGGTTGGGGAGTGCTTGAGTTTGAATTATTGAAGCTGGAGTTATCACCAGTTCCTCCACATTCGATCCTCTTGACCACTTGATCTGCTTTGACCCACTCGCCAATATGATCCTGTTTAATAGCGCCCACTGATAAATCCTCCATGAATTTAGAACAATGTTTGGAATTATGTCCTAAATGAGCATAGTAGGTACAAAAAATTCCAATCCTCTCGTATCGCAATCAAATTTTCAACACCTTACCATTCATTTCATCCATACAAATGCTGTCTTTCACCCTTTATCACCATCCTGCCAATCTTTGGTCTTGAGAATTTGATATTCTCTTCTACGAACAGAGAAAAAACCAATGTCTATCCCCTCTCCAATTTTTTCCCCAAGTATTTTTTCAACGTGAATAGTTTTGAACTGCTTAGACAAACCCCATAATTGGATCCAAATTGAAAAACAAGTAACGCTTTTCTGTTCCTGTTCATCCGATTCAACCTATCTTCTCACATGCAAGATATAATTCTTAAAGAGTTAAGGGGATTCTTTTTCAATTATGAGAACATCAAAATCATTCTCAAAGAATAATTGAAATTTATTAGGACCTATCTCAATCAATCGGAACCCCTCCGATTTACTCCATATCGCCCTTAGGGCATTGTCCATTGTGCCAATCGAAAACACCTTATCTGCAAAGAGTCTCTCCGAGAGACTCTTAATACAAGCCTCTAACCCCTGAGAATAATCTTTTGTCTCCAATACTACAATATCCTCCTCATCCTCCTCACTACCTAGATCAATTTTAGAGTTTCTCTCTTCACCGAAATTTATATTGGATTGAGAATGTTAATTGAGGAGAAGTTGATTATAAGGTAATGAGAATTAGGAATACAAATTGTTGTGATCgaagaagataaaaataaaaaagtaaaaaagagaTGGAAATATCAAAACTCTAAATAGAACACtgataaaacctaataaaacctAAAAGAGCACTAAATATTTTaaggttattatatatataaattacaaACTCTATTGTATCAACGTACAATATTCTTTACGTTGTGATCTGTTAATacgttaaaattaattttataaaaaaaattttcaaatatgaaATGATAAATtcgttttttattatttttaagacAAATAATTAATTTTCCGTACAAAGAAAATAGTGGACTAATATATACGAAAAAAAGCTAATCATTTATTAATACATATACTGTTTCTAATAATTAGTGTATAATAAtacagttaaaagttaaaacataaaataaaatttttctaaaTTCACTCAATTACTaacatttaaaaatatttatgttttgtGGTTTTGGCTTTCCTTTTTGCAATGTTGACTCACCtaccaagaaaaagaaagagatgtGTGCGAATGACGTGTGTCGCCAACTAACCATACAATAGAATAGAGGTTAGAGAGAGTGTGTTCTCCACAGGTTAAGGAACACACACATACCATCCTTGTCTTCCATCTTCTCCTTCTACTTGGACAATGGAATCCGTTTTAAGCTTCAACAAGATGATAATGAAGCCACTGGCACCGAAGGGGTTTGCTGAGAGCAACATAGCAGCAAGGAAGAAGAGTCGCATGGCGGTGGTTGTGAAAGCAGAGGGTGCGGGTGTTGGTGTTGGAATCAACCCTGATATCAGGAAGACTGAGGAGAAGGTTGTGGACTCTGTTGTTGTCTCTGAACTCTCTAAACCCCTCACTCCCTATTGCAGGTACTATCCTTCTGCCTTTATAATTTGAGGAGTCCTAGAGGGCAGCACTTTTGTTAAATTctagccagcacttaaccatcaaaaggaaATTGAATGATTCTACACCATTAAATGCAATCTCACACTTTTAAAAACATTATTAATGACTAATTGATGgctaaaaaccacaaaatctactgaCTCATAGACTTTCTCTTATAATTCATATAATTTCAAACATGAACAAGGTTTAGGGATGACATGTCATTAAGGAATATATATACAATTATATCACTGAGTACATACAGCTGATAATATATGCTTGATTCATGAATCTTGATTAATTTTGAGGTGGCATGAGAAGTGATGAAATTTGAACATGCTCCATGTGGAAGAATTGTCTTAATTACTCTCAAGTCCTTATTGCAAGTTCATGCCAAGAAACTCCTTGTTTGACATACTAAGTTTGAAAATTATTGTTTGGAAAGTAAAGCTACCATAATACATATTGGCGTGTCTAGTAGAGAGTCTTCAATTTTTTAGGTGCATCATGTTTAAGTTTCTAAAGTGTTGATATTGTGGGTGCAGATGTTGGAGATCAGGAACTTTTCCTCTGTGCGACGGAAGCCATGTAAAGCATAACAAGGCCACTGGGGATAACGTTGGACCTCTGCTTCTGAAAAAGTAGACAATCTTAGTATTTGCTTTGATTTCAGCTTGGTCATTACCACTTAAAAATAAAACTACTTTTTGTGTGTATCAGACTTGACTTTTCAATGCAGCAAATAAAAGGTGGCTTCCCTATTAGTTAATTAGTTTGTCCAATATTGACATATTAGTCTTAGCTGCGGTGCTCTTTACACCTACCTCATATTTCAATATCGCTAAGATAATTTAATAGTATAAAATCCTATTTTGGAATTTaatgttgattcatccaattacaCATAACGCTGATTGCACAAGATTAAACTCTTTCTTGCGCAAGTTTAGAGCATTGTCCATGATTTTGCTTTGGACTCCAAAATCTAAAACATAACGTCGACAGCAGGGTTCGAACCTGCGCGATTGAATGCATTATTTTTACAAATATACTAaatgtatttatatttatatttatattatttataaacaACGTTATGCTTGCATTATGCACTtcaaatttgaaaactaaaaatacaaccaatcatcttgtgtgGGGAAACGTTGATCAGTGTTTCTCAAACAACTGAACAAGGAAGATTCAATTATTCAGAATTTCAAATGCCTATAATAATATATGTTGggggaatttgaatatttgagcGTAGGAAATTGTCGGCAAGCGGCTATGGTGGGGACAGGTGTCCCCCGTTCCGTTGATCCAAAGCTTGGCACCGTTTGTTCATATACACACGCTTAGGAGAGTTACAACAATTTCCAGCTATCATCTTAACAGATGTATATGTGTGTGTGCACCTTGTTTGGATTTCTAGCGCCATCACACTAATCAagtttttcagtttttctttcCAAAATATGTAATAATGATGACATTGGATTGCTGGATCTGTGGCATTACTTTACTTTATTAGTCAGAAATGATCAGCGCCAGCTTTCATCATCATTTCATCATCTATCATTCAAGTTCCACAATTTTTCTTTTGGTCaattttatggtattttttatttGGTATCTAACTTTTacttaaattagtttttataataatttttaaatatttaaaattttttaatttttatacttttaaatttaaaattaattatttaatctattttaacAATTAGGTAATACTAATATCTTTTAGACACTATAGCAaacatcttttcttttttattgtggTCAACTGCTAAGTGGCCGAAAAAAACCGTGAATAAATTGTAAGTACTAAGTATACTAAgtattttttgaatttatatattctgtgaaaaaatttaatttatacaaTATATTACAAATAATTGATTTTTTATACATAATTAACATAATTAACTTAGAATTGATAGAAATATATATAGTGTGGTGATCCATGCACAGTTGTACtaattatgattttattaatttccAAGTGACAAAGTAAAATCCAGAGGAGGCGTATGCGTAGGTGTTTATAGGTAATTTGGATTTAAATGAAATTCTTCCTGGTTTTGACGATAATTGGTTTGGCCAAAGTTGTAAAGgtcatttaattttgatataagtGCTTGCGCAATTCATCATGCACCATAAATTATCTATATGCACGAGTAGTAAGATCTATTTTGTAACATTAATTAATCTACTATGTTAGCTGCTAGACCAAATAAAAGTTGATAACCCCATGTTTTTGTTACTCACAAATCACAATCTACTAAGTACTAACTTCCCAACAACTCGGGCATGATATATATGTGTAACTAAACTAATTCCACTAACTGTAACTAACGCGAGCTAACTAGTTATTACAACATATGATATTTGAATATATGTCTCTCTATGACTACGAGCTGAAGCGTTGACCTGGGTGATATGTAGCATATATACGAATTATGGTACCATGCAAATTTGCTCATTACCATAGCTTATAGTACAATTAATAACTGGTTGAAACTTCTTATTTAACTGGTTGATTCCAAACATACAAAGAAAAAACACGGACCGGTCTTGGTAATTTCTGACAACATAAGCCGGCAGGGTGGATCTAGCAGCTAGTACGACCGTGCCCTTTTAACAGAAATAATAATGTTAGAAAGacaggaaaaaaaaataaatttattttattttgtatttattaattctaataataattaataaatattaaataatataaattttaattatttatacttAATTTTCCATgtgttatatgttattttctaaGATAAAATGACATGAtccacagaaaaaaaaaaaaacccttcatccttcaaaatcaaacaaaattataGTTCAAAACTAATTAGTAATTACTTACCATTTTGCTTAACTTACGGATGGATTTTGAACTTTTGCTCTTTGATGCACAACTCTTTCCTTGAAAATCTATTTTGACCGCTAAACGAAGTGTTAGACTTTTTCTACATTTATCATATCAAATAATGGCAGGAGTACTTGATAATATTTCTATTGAAATTTAAAAGGGTCTTGTAAAAAAACGTATCAACTAATTAACCAAATTCTTTTATGAAATTTTAAGGTTAAAGAAGATATTTAATGAGTGGAAAAAGAGTATTTTAGTACATATCTACAAAAATAAAGAGGATATTTAAAGTTACGAAAACTATAGAGGAATCAAATTCATGAGCTATACTAttgttatgggaaagggtgatagaacggaggttgaaaaAAGAGACATAAGTAACAGATAActaatttggatttatgccagacAGATCTACTATCAAAGCGATATACCTGctaagaaggatgatggaaagGTATCATAGTAATAAAAGAGATCTACATACAGTGTTTAttaatttggaaaaagcgtatgatagggtgctaagggaggtcttatggaaagatttagaaaagagaagagcaaggatcacatatattcgtgcaattaaacaCATGTATGatgggccacaactagtgtgaagactcaaggtggtgtgacagaagaattttctattggtataggattacaccaaggatcatccttaagttcataccttttcacattagtcttggaaatACTCACAGAGCACGTTCAAGAGCCCGTGCCATGGTGCATGTTTTTTgctgatgatatcgtccttatgggagagtcaatggaagacctaaataagaagctAGACTtattgagagaagctctagaagtgtatggtttgtgcataagccgtagcaagacggaatatatgaaaTGTAAGTTCAGTATGAGAaggaaaaaccctaatatagatgtgaagattggagaaaatatcctaccaaaagttaaaagttttaagtatcttgggtgcatcatatagGATAACAGAGAGATTGaataggatgtaaatcataggatccaagcaggttggtcaaaatggcggagtgcatctggttttatatgcgacaaaaaaatgcctttaaaacttaaagataaattctatcgcactgctataagACCGACTATGCTTTATGggacggag from Arachis ipaensis cultivar K30076 chromosome B09, Araip1.1, whole genome shotgun sequence includes these protein-coding regions:
- the LOC107616557 gene encoding CDGSH iron-sulfur domain-containing protein NEET, yielding MESVLSFNKMIMKPLAPKGFAESNIAARKKSRMAVVVKAEGAGVGVGINPDIRKTEEKVVDSVVVSELSKPLTPYCRCWRSGTFPLCDGSHVKHNKATGDNVGPLLLKK